AGATCCTGGCACGCGAGCGGAGCGAGCGAGCGCGGCCGAACGTCGCGTCGGCACGCTCGACCGACGGGCCTTTCGTGCAGGTCGGCCGCTCTGCCCAAGCTGGCTCGGTCGACACGCTCGCGCTCGACGACTACGTGGCCCAGGTCGTGGCTGGTGAGGCACCGCCAGACGCACCGGCCGCTGCGCTCGAGGCGCTTGCGATCACGGCTCGCACGTTTGCCCTCGCACAGGGAGGTCGTCATCAACGAGAGGGCTTCGATCTCTGCGACCTTACTCACTGTCAGGTCCTTCGGCCGGAAACGGCTTCGTCCAGGGCCGCTACCGTTCGCACGAGAGGTGTCGTGCTCGTGGAGCCACCGAGCACCGAGCGCTCCCTGCACCAGGTTCGACCTGCTGCGGTGTTCTACAGCGCATCCTGCGGCGGCACGCTCGTGATGCCAGCCGATGTCTGGCCGGATGGACAACGCCTCGAACACCTCCGGGAGGGCGCTGATCCGGCCGCACATCCGGTTGCGTCGTGGCAGACAAACGTCGCGGCTGTCGATCTCGAGCGCGCTCTTCAGTCGGCCGGTGCTCGTGGAGGCACGCTGCGTGACCTACGCATCCTGGCTCGTACGCCGGCCGGCTTGGTGGCACGCCTCGGGCTCGACGGTCTGGTCCCGAGCGAGCTCGATGCCGAGAGCTTTCGACGGCTGCTCGGCGACCGACTCGGCTGGCACATCCTGAAGAGCAACGAGTACGACATCACGCGCACGGCCGCCGGCTATCGGTTCGATGGCCGGGGGCGTGGTCATGGCATTGGGTTGTGTCTGCGAGGCGCGATCACGCTCGCCCAGACGGGACGATCGTCGGAGCAGATCGTCGAAACCTACTTTCCAGGGCTCGTCGAAGCCGGCCTCGAGGATGTGCAGGTCCGCAGCGGGAGCGAGCACAGCCGAGATGTCCGGATCATTCTCCCGGCAGCTGATGAGCAGGCGCGCTCTCGCTTCTCGGCGCTCGTCGAGCGGACGCTCGCCGATCTCCAGAGGCAGACCGGCCAGCCTCGGCCGGCCATTGTCTTGCGCGTCCACCCGACCATTGAGAGCTTTCAGCGAGCGACCGGTCTCGCGTGGTGGACAGCGGGAGCGACGACACGCCGGGACGCCAGAAGCGCCGCTGGGGAGTCGAGGGCCGCGGCAGTCGATGTTCACCTCGTGCCATTACAGCTGCTCGAACGTCGCGGCACGCTGGCGGCGACCCTGCGGCACGAGCTGTCGCACGCGTTGACGTTCGATGCGTTGGTCGACCGGCCTCTCTGGGTACGCGAAGGCATGGCAATGCACTTCGCCAAGCCGTCAAAAGAAGAAACGGGAGGCGGACATCTTGCTGCTGCTGATACTTCGTGTCCCACGGAGACCGAGCTGCGGCGTTCCGGCTCCGCGGAGGCCCTCGCGCGCGCACAACGCCGAGCCCTGGCCTGCGTCGAGACCTCCTTGGACGCAGGCACTCCTTGGTGGGCCGTGGGCGACGACACCATCACTGTCACGTCGTCAGGAAGACACGTTCGATGAACCAGTATCCGCCGGCCAGGATGACGCCAATCGAGCCTGCCAGCGTCAGTCGTTCGCCGAGGCGCAGGTTGTGCCGGCGAATCGCGCTGAGGGCCAATGCGACCACCAAGACAATCGCGAGCTGCCCGATCTCCACACCGAGATTGAAAGAAAAAAGCGACCAGCCGAGCGCGGCCCGGGGAAGCCCGAACTCCCTGAGGACGGTCGCAAACCCGAATCCATGCACGAGCCCGAAGATTGCTGCCACCCACGGACGGATGTCACGCGCGCCCCTGGACGCGCGCGCGGCGACATCATCCCCTGCCGCTCGCGCTTTGACGACCAGAAGATTGTCGGCTCCCACGAAGACAATGCTCAACGCAATCGTCGGCTCGACGATGCCGGCGGGCGGTGAGAGGAGATCGAGGGCGGCGAGCGACAGGGTGATGCTGTGTCCAAGGGTGAACGCCGAAACGATCCCCGCCAGGCGCCACAGCGATCCTCCCAGCAGAAGTAGTCCAATGAGGAACAGGACGTGGTCCGGCCCGATGAGGATGTGCTCGATACCGGACGGCACGAACGTGGCCACCACCGCGAGCGTTCCCTGGATCGTGCCAGCGTAGTAGACCAGCCGTTGCTCTCGAACATCGAGGATTGCCTGGTGGGCGAGGGCCTCATTCTCGTAGACATTCACGAATGTCTGATGGATCGGGTCGTACGGGAACAGGAGAGCGTCGATCTGCAGGGTAGCGGGGCGAGCCGCCGCCAGGCGGAAGGTGAGCCGAAGGCTCTGCTGGTCGACGAGCGGTTGGATGTCGCGCCACTCGGGCGTGATCTCGCGACCGTCGAGCGTTAACCGCAGTCGCTCGGTGAGGAGCGCGACGAGCCCGTCCCGATGGGACCGTGCGACTGCTGGGTCGAGCAGCAGGTCGGGCGGAACAATCGTCAGATCGTTCGCGACGTCGAAGTCGTGGACGACCAGCGAGCCGTGCACAGCCTCCGCACCGAGGTGCAGGTCGAGATAGCTGAACGGCGACGGGTGGGCGGCCACCGGTTCCGGTAGCGCCAGCAGCACCACGGCCAGCAGGAGATGACGCACCGTCATAGTGGAGCGGCCGTGATGTTCAGGGTAGGCTACCTACCCTGCGGGGACTAGTGCCGGACGGCTGCCAAATGCTCGCGCAGCAGATCGTGTCCGAAGTCGCCATCGAAATCGCGCCAGACGGAGTGGATGTGGTTGCCGTCGTTCTGTGTGTTGTCGTATTCAATCAGGAACGTTGGTCCCTGAACGCGATAGTAGTGCTTCTTCCCGAGCTCGCTCTCGCCGCTCCATGCGAACGCAATCTTCTCGATTCCGGCCTCGCGGAGCTTGGTCATGCGATCCGAGCGAATGTCGTCCGCCATGTGCGACGTGTAGGCGTCGATGATCTCCATCAGCAGGTCACGCTGCGCGGGCGTCATCGCAGAGGCCGTGATGCCCACCGGTGACAACGGGTCCGCCTCGGCGGCATTCTTCGTCACGATTTCCCTGGGCGCCACGTCGGCGATCACCGCGGTTGCCCGCTGAGACTCATCGAGCGCCATGAGGAGCTCCCGGGCGGTGTCCTCCTCTACGGCGAGCACGCGAAGGCCCTTCTTCGGCCCTTCGCGAACTTCACCCGGGTTCGAGCCAAAGAACAAAGGCGAGCTGGCGATGGCAGTGCCGTTCACGATTGTGAAGTGCAGCGATACGTGGTGTCCTTCGACACGCCAGCCCCAGGCGTCGTCGGGCGACGGTGTCCCGAACACCGTGAAGAAGTACAGCTCCGGATCGCGGCTGATTCGGCCTCTGCGCTCGATCGCCTTGAGTACCGTCTCGAGGTCCATGATGGCGGTCGCGGTCAAGTACCCCCGGGCGCTGAGACCCGCTTCGAGCAGCGTGTGCGCGCGCTTTCGCTGCGGCTCGGTCATGTCCTTGATCGGCAAGCCCTGGCGCGGAAACTGCTCCGTGGGAATGAAGTTCCACCTCGTGCGCTCGTCACCATCGAAGGGGAAGGAGGCCCGCTGGCGCTCGTCGGGAGCGAGCTCTTCGAGGAACTGGTCGGCGGCTGTGGCCATGGTGGACGCCACACGCTGCGACGCGACCATGTGGCCAACGAGCCAGACTGCGAAAAGCCCCAGGACCAGGGAAGCACGAAGAAGCTTCAAGCGATTCATGGATATGACCTCTATCAGCCTGGGTGAACGTGTCGTACGTAGCGCAGGGCTTTAGCCCTGCCTGCCGCCCGCGCCCATTTGGCAGGCCTGAAGGCCTGCGCTACGGATGTCGTGGGCGACGATCGGCACACGGGTTCTAATGTGACTCACGGGGTACCGCATGTCCGCGGCAGCCCACCAGGAAGTCGAAGTCCGCGCCCGCGCTTGCTTGTTGGACATGCTCTACGTACAGCCCTTGATAGCCACCTCGCATGACGGGATCGAGCGCACGCCATCCCGAGCGACGCCGCTGCAGCTCTTCGTCCGAGACCGCCAGGTGGAGGCGCCGAACCTCCACGTCGAGCTCGATGACATCGCCGTCCTGGACCAACGCGAGAGGGCCGCCAATCGCCGCTTCAGGACAGGCGTGCAACACGACCGTTCCGTATGCCGTGCCGCTCATGCGCGCGTCGGAGATCCGAACCATGTCGGTCACCCCTTGGCTCAGCACCTTCGGTGGCAGCCCGATGTTGCCGACCTCGGGCATGCCGGGATAGCCCTTGGGCCCACAGTTCTTCAAGACGAGGACCGACTGCGCATCGACGTTCAGGTCTGGATCCGCGATACGCTGATTATAGTCTTCGATGCTCTCGAAGACGACGGCGCGGCCGCGATGTCGCATCAGGTGCGGCGACGCCGCCGACGGCTTCAGCACGGCACCATCGGGCGCGAGGTTGCCACGCAGAACGGCGAGGCCGCCCTGCGCGACGAGCGGGCGGTCGAACGGCCGAATGACCTCGGTGTTCCAGGTCGACGCCTCTCGACAATTCTCCCAGATCGTCCGGCCGTTGACCGTCACCACGTCACGATGGATCAAGCCATGCTCGCCCAGGGCCCGGATGATGGCGGGCAGCCCGCCCGCGTAATAGAAGTCCTCCATCAAGTAACGGCCTGA
The sequence above is a segment of the Luteitalea sp. genome. Coding sequences within it:
- a CDS encoding SpoIID/LytB domain-containing protein — its product is MPTSRYVRREEYAAERGPMSGHDGCARMLAAAVVLALTWAGAACGPSGEAPRRSRPTRSPAVASPSADSGQTDDTLQTAIDRSAFLVLALPGTQVLASQRLERLDEPVRPGSIAKIVTLVGALEAGVVRETSRVRCSRTLHLPPHDLTCAHPDLGQPLTPADALAHSCNVFFATVAKRLPRAAFNRAALALGLSPISADVDLPLAALGLAGESATPRALLAMMQRLVQGEQMSIHDSTRRVVLEGLRRATEEGTAAALSAHELQGWAKTGTAPGAGRFEGLAVAVTTDASDRPSRGVVVRAPGAAGRDAAAIAAEILARERSERARPNVASARSTDGPFVQVGRSAQAGSVDTLALDDYVAQVVAGEAPPDAPAAALEALAITARTFALAQGGRHQREGFDLCDLTHCQVLRPETASSRAATVRTRGVVLVEPPSTERSLHQVRPAAVFYSASCGGTLVMPADVWPDGQRLEHLREGADPAAHPVASWQTNVAAVDLERALQSAGARGGTLRDLRILARTPAGLVARLGLDGLVPSELDAESFRRLLGDRLGWHILKSNEYDITRTAAGYRFDGRGRGHGIGLCLRGAITLAQTGRSSEQIVETYFPGLVEAGLEDVQVRSGSEHSRDVRIILPAADEQARSRFSALVERTLADLQRQTGQPRPAIVLRVHPTIESFQRATGLAWWTAGATTRRDARSAAGESRAAAVDVHLVPLQLLERRGTLAATLRHELSHALTFDALVDRPLWVREGMAMHFAKPSKEETGGGHLAAADTSCPTETELRRSGSAEALARAQRRALACVETSLDAGTPWWAVGDDTITVTSSGRHVR
- a CDS encoding DUF3500 domain-containing protein, whose protein sequence is MATAADQFLEELAPDERQRASFPFDGDERTRWNFIPTEQFPRQGLPIKDMTEPQRKRAHTLLEAGLSARGYLTATAIMDLETVLKAIERRGRISRDPELYFFTVFGTPSPDDAWGWRVEGHHVSLHFTIVNGTAIASSPLFFGSNPGEVREGPKKGLRVLAVEEDTARELLMALDESQRATAVIADVAPREIVTKNAAEADPLSPVGITASAMTPAQRDLLMEIIDAYTSHMADDIRSDRMTKLREAGIEKIAFAWSGESELGKKHYYRVQGPTFLIEYDNTQNDGNHIHSVWRDFDGDFGHDLLREHLAAVRH